The Rhinopithecus roxellana isolate Shanxi Qingling chromosome 13, ASM756505v1, whole genome shotgun sequence genome contains a region encoding:
- the RALY gene encoding RNA-binding protein Raly isoform X3, whose product MSLKMQASNVTNKNDPKSINSRVFIGNLNTALVKKSDVETIFSKYGRVAGCSVHKGYAFVQYSNERHARAAVLGENGRVLAGQTLDINMAGEPKPDRPKGLKRAASAIYSGYIFDYDYYRDDFYDRLFDYRGRLSPVPVPRAVPVKRPRVTVPLVRRVKTNIPVKLFARSTAITTGSAKIKLKSSELQAIKTELTQIKSNIDALLSRLEQIAAEQKANPDGKKKGDGGGASSGGGGGSSGGGGGGGGGGGGGGGGGGGGSGSRPPAPQENTTSEAGLPQGEVRTRDDGDEEGLLTHSEEELEHSQDTDADDGALQ is encoded by the exons ATGTCCTTGAAGATGCAGGCAAGCAACGTAACCAACAAGAATGACCCCAAGTCCATCAACTCTCGAGTGTTCATTGGAAACCTCAACACAGCTCTGGTGAAGAAGTCAGATGTGGAGACCATCTTCTCTAAGTATGGCCGTGTGGCCGGCTGTTCTGTGCACAAGGGCTATGCCTTTGTTCAGTACTCCAACGAGCGCCATGCCCGGGCAGCTGTGCTGGGAGAGAATGGGCGGGTGCTGGCCGGGCAGACCCTGG ACATCAACATGGCTGGAGAGCCTAAGCCTGACAGACCCAAGGGGCTAAAGAGAGCAGCATCTGCCATATACAG TGGCTACATCTTTGACTATGATTACTACCGGGACGACTTCTACGACAG GCTCTTCGACTACCGGGGCCGTCTGTCGCCGGTGCCGGTGCCCAGGGCAGTCCCTGTGAAGCGACCCCGGGTCACAGTCCCTTTGGTCCGGCGTGTCAAAACTAACATACCTGTCAAGCTCTTTGCCCGCTCCACAGCCATCACCACCGGCTCAGCCAAGATCAAGT TAAAGAGCAGTGAGCTGCAGGCCATCAAGACGGAGCTGACACAGATCAAGTCCAATATCGATGCCCTGCTGAGCCGCTTGGAGCAGATCGCTGCGGAGCAAAAGGCCAATCCAG ATGGCAAGAAGaagggtgatggaggtggtgccagcagcggtggtggtggtggcagcagcggcggtggcggtggtggtggcggcggcggcggcggcggtggcggtggtggtggtggcggtagCGGCAGTCGGCCACCAGCCCCCCAAGAGAACACGACTTCTGAGGCAGGCCTGCCCCAGGGAGAAGTACGGACCCGAGACGACGGCGATGAGGAGGGGCTGCTGACACACAGTGAGGAAGAGCTG GAACACAGCCAGGACACAGACGCGGATGATGGGGCCTTGCAGTAA
- the RALY gene encoding RNA-binding protein Raly isoform X1, whose protein sequence is MSLKMQASNVTNKNDPKSINSRVFIGNLNTALVKKSDVETIFSKYGRVAGCSVHKGYAFVQYSNERHARAAVLGENGRVLAGQTLDINMAGEPKPDRPKGLKRAASAIYSGYIFDYDYYRDDFYDRLFDYRGRLSPVPVPRAVPVKRPRVTVPLVRRVKTNIPVKLFARSTAITTGSAKIKLKSSELQAIKTELTQIKSNIDALLSRLEQIAAEQKANPDGKKKGDGGGASSGGGGGSSGGGGGGGGGGGGGGGGGGGGSGSRPPAPQENTTSEAGLPQGEVRTRDDGDEEGLLTHSEEELPDRSNGHQQVKGIAAPGLKPGTQPWMPPPSGYQRKAGSRCLLPQRIPASAMSSADGVTGLLLPHEPSLSALPRPEGRAQEFPHTASPPQDTPRLGFFL, encoded by the exons ATGTCCTTGAAGATGCAGGCAAGCAACGTAACCAACAAGAATGACCCCAAGTCCATCAACTCTCGAGTGTTCATTGGAAACCTCAACACAGCTCTGGTGAAGAAGTCAGATGTGGAGACCATCTTCTCTAAGTATGGCCGTGTGGCCGGCTGTTCTGTGCACAAGGGCTATGCCTTTGTTCAGTACTCCAACGAGCGCCATGCCCGGGCAGCTGTGCTGGGAGAGAATGGGCGGGTGCTGGCCGGGCAGACCCTGG ACATCAACATGGCTGGAGAGCCTAAGCCTGACAGACCCAAGGGGCTAAAGAGAGCAGCATCTGCCATATACAG TGGCTACATCTTTGACTATGATTACTACCGGGACGACTTCTACGACAG GCTCTTCGACTACCGGGGCCGTCTGTCGCCGGTGCCGGTGCCCAGGGCAGTCCCTGTGAAGCGACCCCGGGTCACAGTCCCTTTGGTCCGGCGTGTCAAAACTAACATACCTGTCAAGCTCTTTGCCCGCTCCACAGCCATCACCACCGGCTCAGCCAAGATCAAGT TAAAGAGCAGTGAGCTGCAGGCCATCAAGACGGAGCTGACACAGATCAAGTCCAATATCGATGCCCTGCTGAGCCGCTTGGAGCAGATCGCTGCGGAGCAAAAGGCCAATCCAG ATGGCAAGAAGaagggtgatggaggtggtgccagcagcggtggtggtggtggcagcagcggcggtggcggtggtggtggcggcggcggcggcggcggtggcggtggtggtggtggcggtagCGGCAGTCGGCCACCAGCCCCCCAAGAGAACACGACTTCTGAGGCAGGCCTGCCCCAGGGAGAAGTACGGACCCGAGACGACGGCGATGAGGAGGGGCTGCTGACACACAGTGAGGAAGAGCTG cctgACAGGAGCAATGGCCACCAGCAGGTGAAGGGCATCGCTGCCCCAGGCCTCAAGCCGGGCACCCAACCCTGGATGCCACCCCCCAGCGGGTACCAGAGGAAAGCTGGCAGCAGGTGCCTCCTCCCCCAACGCATCCCAGCCAGTGCCATGTCCTCTGCAGATGGAGTTACTGGCCTACTCCTTCCCCATGAGCCCTCCCTGTCTGCACTGCCCAGGCCAGAGGGTAGAGCACAGGAGTTTCCCCAcactgcctcccctccccaggaCACTCCCAGGCTTGGGTTTTTTCTGTAG
- the RALY gene encoding RNA-binding protein Raly isoform X2 has translation MSLKMQASNVTNKNDPKSINSRVFIGNLNTALVKKSDVETIFSKYGRVAGCSVHKGYAFVQYSNERHARAAVLGENGRVLAGQTLDINMAGEPKPDRPKGLKRAASAIYRLFDYRGRLSPVPVPRAVPVKRPRVTVPLVRRVKTNIPVKLFARSTAITTGSAKIKLKSSELQAIKTELTQIKSNIDALLSRLEQIAAEQKANPDGKKKGDGGGASSGGGGGSSGGGGGGGGGGGGGGGGGGGGSGSRPPAPQENTTSEAGLPQGEVRTRDDGDEEGLLTHSEEELPDRSNGHQQVKGIAAPGLKPGTQPWMPPPSGYQRKAGSRCLLPQRIPASAMSSADGVTGLLLPHEPSLSALPRPEGRAQEFPHTASPPQDTPRLGFFL, from the exons ATGTCCTTGAAGATGCAGGCAAGCAACGTAACCAACAAGAATGACCCCAAGTCCATCAACTCTCGAGTGTTCATTGGAAACCTCAACACAGCTCTGGTGAAGAAGTCAGATGTGGAGACCATCTTCTCTAAGTATGGCCGTGTGGCCGGCTGTTCTGTGCACAAGGGCTATGCCTTTGTTCAGTACTCCAACGAGCGCCATGCCCGGGCAGCTGTGCTGGGAGAGAATGGGCGGGTGCTGGCCGGGCAGACCCTGG ACATCAACATGGCTGGAGAGCCTAAGCCTGACAGACCCAAGGGGCTAAAGAGAGCAGCATCTGCCATATACAG GCTCTTCGACTACCGGGGCCGTCTGTCGCCGGTGCCGGTGCCCAGGGCAGTCCCTGTGAAGCGACCCCGGGTCACAGTCCCTTTGGTCCGGCGTGTCAAAACTAACATACCTGTCAAGCTCTTTGCCCGCTCCACAGCCATCACCACCGGCTCAGCCAAGATCAAGT TAAAGAGCAGTGAGCTGCAGGCCATCAAGACGGAGCTGACACAGATCAAGTCCAATATCGATGCCCTGCTGAGCCGCTTGGAGCAGATCGCTGCGGAGCAAAAGGCCAATCCAG ATGGCAAGAAGaagggtgatggaggtggtgccagcagcggtggtggtggtggcagcagcggcggtggcggtggtggtggcggcggcggcggcggcggtggcggtggtggtggtggcggtagCGGCAGTCGGCCACCAGCCCCCCAAGAGAACACGACTTCTGAGGCAGGCCTGCCCCAGGGAGAAGTACGGACCCGAGACGACGGCGATGAGGAGGGGCTGCTGACACACAGTGAGGAAGAGCTG cctgACAGGAGCAATGGCCACCAGCAGGTGAAGGGCATCGCTGCCCCAGGCCTCAAGCCGGGCACCCAACCCTGGATGCCACCCCCCAGCGGGTACCAGAGGAAAGCTGGCAGCAGGTGCCTCCTCCCCCAACGCATCCCAGCCAGTGCCATGTCCTCTGCAGATGGAGTTACTGGCCTACTCCTTCCCCATGAGCCCTCCCTGTCTGCACTGCCCAGGCCAGAGGGTAGAGCACAGGAGTTTCCCCAcactgcctcccctccccaggaCACTCCCAGGCTTGGGTTTTTTCTGTAG
- the RALY gene encoding RNA-binding protein Raly isoform X4 gives MSLKMQASNVTNKNDPKSINSRVFIGNLNTALVKKSDVETIFSKYGRVAGCSVHKGYAFVQYSNERHARAAVLGENGRVLAGQTLDINMAGEPKPDRPKGLKRAASAIYRLFDYRGRLSPVPVPRAVPVKRPRVTVPLVRRVKTNIPVKLFARSTAITTGSAKIKLKSSELQAIKTELTQIKSNIDALLSRLEQIAAEQKANPDGKKKGDGGGASSGGGGGSSGGGGGGGGGGGGGGGGGGGGSGSRPPAPQENTTSEAGLPQGEVRTRDDGDEEGLLTHSEEELEHSQDTDADDGALQ, from the exons ATGTCCTTGAAGATGCAGGCAAGCAACGTAACCAACAAGAATGACCCCAAGTCCATCAACTCTCGAGTGTTCATTGGAAACCTCAACACAGCTCTGGTGAAGAAGTCAGATGTGGAGACCATCTTCTCTAAGTATGGCCGTGTGGCCGGCTGTTCTGTGCACAAGGGCTATGCCTTTGTTCAGTACTCCAACGAGCGCCATGCCCGGGCAGCTGTGCTGGGAGAGAATGGGCGGGTGCTGGCCGGGCAGACCCTGG ACATCAACATGGCTGGAGAGCCTAAGCCTGACAGACCCAAGGGGCTAAAGAGAGCAGCATCTGCCATATACAG GCTCTTCGACTACCGGGGCCGTCTGTCGCCGGTGCCGGTGCCCAGGGCAGTCCCTGTGAAGCGACCCCGGGTCACAGTCCCTTTGGTCCGGCGTGTCAAAACTAACATACCTGTCAAGCTCTTTGCCCGCTCCACAGCCATCACCACCGGCTCAGCCAAGATCAAGT TAAAGAGCAGTGAGCTGCAGGCCATCAAGACGGAGCTGACACAGATCAAGTCCAATATCGATGCCCTGCTGAGCCGCTTGGAGCAGATCGCTGCGGAGCAAAAGGCCAATCCAG ATGGCAAGAAGaagggtgatggaggtggtgccagcagcggtggtggtggtggcagcagcggcggtggcggtggtggtggcggcggcggcggcggcggtggcggtggtggtggtggcggtagCGGCAGTCGGCCACCAGCCCCCCAAGAGAACACGACTTCTGAGGCAGGCCTGCCCCAGGGAGAAGTACGGACCCGAGACGACGGCGATGAGGAGGGGCTGCTGACACACAGTGAGGAAGAGCTG GAACACAGCCAGGACACAGACGCGGATGATGGGGCCTTGCAGTAA